Within Pseudomonas alloputida, the genomic segment CCAGGCGTCCTGGTTGAGCATGTGCCCCAGCAGGATCGACAGGCCTGCGACCAGGGTGATGGCCAGCCAGAAACTGGCCAGGATGCGCCAGAACAGTGAACGCAAGTGCACCTCCTAAACGGGAAAAGCCCGGCCCGCAGTGATGCGGGCCGGGCATGGGGCGGACAGCTTACTGGGCCTTGGCGCCTTTTTCAGCTTTCCAGGCCTGGAACTCCTGCCACTCGGCTTTCTTGGCGGCGCGTTCTTTTTGCAGTTCGTCAAACTTCTTCTGCTGGTCAGCCGTGAGCAACTTGCGCACTGCGCTGTCGGTCTTGTCGCGGTTGGCTTGCAGTTCATCCTTCATGGCTTTCTGGTCGGTGGCCGGCAGCTTGGACAGGTAGCGCTCGGTAATGTCGCGGCGCTGCTGCATTTGCTCGCCCATCAGCTTGCCGATCTGCTGGCGCTGATCGCGGCTCAGGTCCAGTTGGTGGAAAGGCGCATCACCGCGATGATGCGGGCCGTCGTGGCGCGGGCCGCCATCTGGCATGGCCATGGCTACGGTCGGCAAAGCGGCAGCGAACA encodes:
- a CDS encoding Spy/CpxP family protein refolding chaperone, whose amino-acid sequence is MRKTLIALMFAAALPTVAMAMPDGGPRHDGPHHRGDAPFHQLDLSRDQRQQIGKLMGEQMQQRRDITERYLSKLPATDQKAMKDELQANRDKTDSAVRKLLTADQQKKFDELQKERAAKKAEWQEFQAWKAEKGAKAQ